The stretch of DNA CCAATGGCATCGTGCTCGACCCCTTCTCCGGCAGCTTTTCTACCGGCATTGCTTGCGAACAGCTGGATCGTATTTGCTATGCTACCGAGTTGGAGGAACGCTTCGTAGATGTAGGAGTGAAAAGATACATTGAGCATATCGGCTCCGATAGTGATGTCTACTTAATCCGGGATGGACAGAAAATTAGATACGCTGACCTGCTATAAATCCCTTGCTATTCCTGTGGTTTTAAGTGATGTATAGACATACCAAAAACCACAGGAGGGGACCCAAGATGACCAGAAAAGAGCTTGTACACAAGCTGGCTGAGCATTTAGGAATACGACCTGTCTATTTAGCTGCCCCCAGCTTTGCTTATCAAGTTGGCGAATATACCGTTAACCGACAAGGCAATATCCTTGACAGCGAGGGTCAGGTGCTGGAACTGGAGGCGCTGCTGGCAGGCGGGAAGGAGGAACCGGAGTTGGAGATCATAACTGAGCAAAAGGAAACTGCGGAAGCGAACACTTCTGTCGAAACAAAACCCACTGCTTTGGAAGTAGGGATACCTTTGGAAGGCTACGATGGCCGGAGTTTGCGGAACCTGCTCCACATGATTTACAGTAAGCAGCCGTTAATTAAAAAAGCATTAAACCTTGATGCAGATTTGGTGAGCGAGGAAGTAATAACTGCTTTAAACCAGCAGCCCATGACAACTCTGGAGCATTTCCAAAATGCACTGGAAGGTAAAAGCTGCCCCGGCATCGACTTTGATTTCAACAAGGGAACCATCACCTTCAAGCTAGGGCAAGGTGGAGACGACCCGGAGAAGGTAGAAGCGGCCACTCAATTGTTAGCCTTGGTGAACCTTAGCGCCAGGCGCTCCAAGCTAAACATTTCTGCCAAGGTCAAAGCCACCGATAATGAAAAATACACATTTAGAACTTGGCTCCTGCGCTTAGGGATGATAGGCGATGACTACAGGCTAGCCCGCCGGGTTCTTTTGCAAAACCTCCCCGGTAACAGCGCTTTTAGAAAACAAGTCCAGGAGGGAGCGTAAATGACCAAACCAAGATGCAAATTGGTCGGTGAAAACGGCAACATCTTTAACCTAATGGGCATCGCCAGCCGCACTCTTAAAGATGCCGGGCTGGAGGAACAAGCGGCAGAAATGCGAGAGAGGATTTTTAAGTCCGAAAGCTACGACAGAGCACTGCAGATAATCATGGAATATGTGGATGCGGAATAAGGCTGGGGCATAAGCACCGGTCTTTTCTCTAGCTAAACAACCGCCTAAATATTAACTTTTAAGGAAAATAACCCTTGCTATTATGTGTGTTTAGAGTGATATATAGACTACCAAAAACACACAGGGGGTTTTCCGAACATGAAAAACTTAACCTTTGGGATAGAAATTGAACTCACCGGGATTAGCAGGGAAGCAGCTGCCAAAGCAGTGGCGGGATACTTCGGCACCAGCGCCCACTACCTTGGCGGCGGCTACGACAAATGGGAAGCGCCGGACAACCAAGGCCGCAGCTGGTTTATTATGAACGACAGCAGCATCAGGCCGGAAACCAAGCGGCAAGGCAAAAGAATCGCAGCGGGATTGGACCACCGGTTGGAGCTGGTTTCCCCCATCTGCACCTACAGCGACATCGAAACGGTGCAGGAGATTATCAGAGCCTTAAGAAAAGCCGGAGCCTTCTGCAACCGCAGTTGTGGGCTGCACGTCCATGTTGGCAAAGAAAGATTCACCGCCAAAACTTTACGGAATCTGGTCAACATTGTGGCCAGCAAAGAGGACTTGATTTACCAAGCTCTGCAGGTGGACGAGCAGCGGAAACGCCGGTACTGCCAAAAGGTAAAGGAGAGCTTTTTGGAAGAACTGAACCGGCGAAAGCCAACGGAGCTGGAGCAGCTGGCCGACCTTTGGTACCAGGGTTACAGCGGCAGCCGCAGCCAACATTACCACAGCAGCCGCTACCACGGGTTAAACTTACATGCTACTTTCAACGGCCCCACGGTGGAGTTTAGGCTTTTCAACGGAACCACCCACGCCGGGAAAGTCAAAGCCTACATACAGTTTTGCTTGGCGGTAAGTTACCAGGCTTTAAGCCAAAAGAACGCCAGCGCCAAGAAGACTGAGACCTCAAACCCCAAGTACACTTTTAGAACCTGGCTTTTGAGACTAGGCCTTATTGGCAAAGAATTTGAAACCGCCAGGCTTCACCTTTTAAAGAACCTGGAAGGCGACAGCGCCTTTAGAAACGGCAGACAGGTGGCTGGGCTTTAAAGCCCGGCTTCCCTTTCTGACAAATAGATGTTAATATGTGGGAAAAAGGGTGGTGAAGGCATGTATCTACGGGTAATGACTTTGGATGGCAAACGGGTCAGTGTGGCCAAAGATGAACTGGGAGTGTTTGAGGAACTAAAGAGCTTTGCTTTTGTCCCCCACACCATGACTGTGGAAGAGTATATTAATTCCATGGTGCATAGCGCCTGGACCTTTTACGGCAAAGGTGTGCATGTCACCGGAGATACCCTGGCAGAGAAGGCTAAAAGTGCCTACCGTCAATTCGTGGACTATGGCTTTCTGATTGAAATCACCAAGGAAGAAGCCCTGGAGCATTTTGGCCTCACCCAAGCTGATGCAGACAAGATGAACATTCCGGGCCTTAGAAGTAACGAATAACGCCCGGTTTAAATAAAAAATACTTGCAAAACCCCTGTTTTTGAGTGATAGATAGGTTTACACCATTTAGCCCAAAAAGGGGGTTTTTTGTATGTACTACTTTGCCTACGGCAGCAACCTGAACAAGGAACAGATGATGAGCCGCTGCCCGGATGCAATA from Desulfoscipio gibsoniae DSM 7213 encodes:
- a CDS encoding amidoligase family protein is translated as MKNLTFGIEIELTGISREAAAKAVAGYFGTSAHYLGGGYDKWEAPDNQGRSWFIMNDSSIRPETKRQGKRIAAGLDHRLELVSPICTYSDIETVQEIIRALRKAGAFCNRSCGLHVHVGKERFTAKTLRNLVNIVASKEDLIYQALQVDEQRKRRYCQKVKESFLEELNRRKPTELEQLADLWYQGYSGSRSQHYHSSRYHGLNLHATFNGPTVEFRLFNGTTHAGKVKAYIQFCLAVSYQALSQKNASAKKTETSNPKYTFRTWLLRLGLIGKEFETARLHLLKNLEGDSAFRNGRQVAGL